The Drosophila teissieri strain GT53w chromosome X, Prin_Dtei_1.1, whole genome shotgun sequence genome has a segment encoding these proteins:
- the LOC122625260 gene encoding tyrosine-protein phosphatase 10D isoform X4 has product MLYQLSKATTRIRLKRQKAVPQHRWLWSLAFLAAFTLKDVRCADLAISIPNNPGLDDGASYRLDYSPPFGYPEPNTTIASREIGDEIQFSRALPGTKYNFWLYYTNFTHHDWLTWTVTITTAPDPPSNLSVQVRSGKNAIILWSPPTQGSYTAFKIKVLGLSEASSSYNRTFQVNDNTFQHSVKELTPGATYQVQAYTIYDGKESVAYTSRNFTTKPNTPGKFIVWFRNETTLLVLWQPPYPAGIYTHYKVSIEPPDANDSVLYVEKEGEPPGPAQAAFKGLVPGRAYNISVQTMSEDEISLPTTAQYRTVPLRPLNVTFDRDFITSNSFRVLWEAPKGISEFDKYQVSVATTRRQSTVPRSNEPVAFFDFRDIAEPGKTFNVIVKTVSGKVTSWPATGDVTLRPLPVRNLRSINDDKTNTMIITWEADPASTQDEYRIVYHELETFNGDTSTLTTDRTRFTLESLLPGRNYSLSVHAVSKKMESNETSIFVVTRPSSPIIEDLKSIRMGLNISWKSDVNSKQEQYEVLYSRNGTSDLRTQKTKESRLVIKNLQPGAGYELKVFAVSHDLRSEPHAYFQAVYPNPPRNMTIETVRSNSVLVHWSPPESGEFTEYSIRYRTDSEQQWVRLPSVRSTEADITDMTKGEKYTIQVNTVSFGVESPVPQEVNTTVPPNPVSNIIQLVDSRNITLEWPKPEGRVESYILKWWPSDNPGRVQTKNVSENKSADDLSTVRVLIGELMPGVQYKFDIQTTSYGILSGITSLYPRTMPLIQSDVVVANGEKEDERDTITLSYTPTPQSSSKFDIYRFSLGDAEIRDKEKLANDTDRKVTFTGLVPGRLYNITVWTVSGGVASLPIQRQDRLYPEPITQLHATNITDTEISLRWDLPKGEYNDFDIAYLTADNLLAQNMTTRNEITISDLRPHRNYTFTVVVRSGTESSVLRSSSPLSASFTTNEAVPGRVERFHPTDVQPSEINFEWSLPSSEANGVIRQFSIAYTNINNLTDAGMQDFESEEAFGVIKNLKPGETYVFKIQAKTAIGFGPEREYRQTMPILAPPRPATQVVPTEVYRSSSTIQIRFRKNYFSDQNGQVRMYTIIVAEDDAKNASGLEMPSWLDVQSYSVWLPYQAIDPYYPFENRSVEDFTIGTENCDNHKIGYCNGPLKSGTTYRVKVRAFTGADKFTDTAYSFPIQTDQDNTSLIVAITVPLTIILVLLVTLLFYKRRRNNCRKTTKDSRANDNMSLPDSVIEQNRPILIKNFAEHYRLMSADSDFRFSEEFEELKHVGRDQPCTFADLPCNRPKNRFTNILPYDHSRFKLQPVDDDEGSDYINANYVPGHNSPREFIVTQGPLHSTRDDFWRMCWESNSRAIVMLTRCFEKGREKCDQYWPNDTVPVFYGDIKVQILNDSHYADWVMTEFMLCRGSEQRILRHFHFTTWPDFGVPNPPQTLVRFVRAFRDRIGAEQRPIVVHCSAGVGRSGTFITLDRILQQINTSDYVDIFGIVYAMRKERVWMVQTEQQYICIHQCLLAVLEGKENIVGPAREMHDNEGYEDDEGIAESGM; this is encoded by the exons GACGTTCGATGTGCAGATCTAGCCATAAGTATACCCAATAATCCCGGCCTGGACGATGGGGCCTCCTATCGCTTGGACTACAGTCCGCCCTTCGGTTATCCGGAGCCCAACACGACGATTGCCTCCCGGGAAATCGGCGATGAGATACAATTCTCACGCGCCCTTCCGGGCACCAAATACAACTTTTGGCTGTACTACACGAACTTCACGCACCACGATTGGCTCACCTGGACGGTGACGATAACAACAG CTCCCGATCCGCCATCGAATCTGTCCGTTCAGGTGAGGAGCGGCAAGAACGCCATCATCCTGTGGTCACCGCCCACCCAGGGCAGCTACACGGCGTTCAAGATCAAGGTGCTCGGCCTGTCGGAGGCGTCGAGCAGCTACAACCGCACCTTCCAAGTGAACGACAACACATTCCAGCACAGCGTCAAGGAGCTGACCCCCGGAGCCACCTACCAGGTGCAGGCCTACACCATCTACGATGGCAAGGAGTCGGTGGCCTACACCAGTCGCAACTTCACCACAA AGCCCAACACTCCGGGGAAATTCATCGTCTGGTTCCGTAATGAGACGACACTGCTGGTCCTGTGGCAGCCGCCGTATCCGGCGGGCATCTACACGCACTACAAGGTGTCCATCGAGCCGCCGGATGCCAACGATAGTGTGCTCTACGTGGAGAAGGAGGGCGAACCGCCCGGACCGGCGCAGGCCGCCTTCAAGGGTCTGGTGCCCGGAAGGGCGTACAACATATCCGTGCAGACGATGTCCGAGGATGAGATCTCATTGCCGACGACGGCGCAATATCGCACAGTACCACTGCGTCCGCTGAACGTGACCTTCGACCGCGACTTCATTACCTCCAACTCGTTCCGGGTGCTGTGGGAGGCGCCCAAGGGCATCTCCGAATTCGACAAGTACCAGGTCTCGGTGGCCACCACCCGGCGCCAGTCCACAGTGCCGCGCAGCAACGAACCAGTGGCCTTCTTCGACTTTCGCGACATCGCCGAGCCGGGCAAGACGTTCAATGTGATCGTGAAGACCGTATCCGGCAAGGTCACCTCGTGGCCAGCCACCGGGGATGTCACCCTGCGTCCACTGCCCGTTCGCAATCTGCGAAGCATCAACGATGACAAGACCAACACCATGATCATCACGTGGGAGGCGGATCCGGCCAGCACGCAGGATGAGTACCGCATTGT ATACCACGAACTGGAGACCTTTAATGGTGACACCAGTACTCTGACCACGGACCGAACTCGCTTCACCCTGGAGAGCCTGCTACCCGGCCGCAACTACTCACTGTCCGTCCATGCTGTATCCAAAAAGATGGAATCGAACGAGACCAGCATCTTCGTGGTCACCCGACCCTCGTCGCCCATCATCGAGGACTTGAAGAGCATCCGGATGGGATTGAACATCAGTTGGAAGAGCGACGTCAACTCGAAGCAGGAGCAATACGAGGTGCTCTACTCCCGGAACGGAACCAGCGACTTGCGCACCCAGAAGACCAAGGAGTCGCGTCTTGTGATCAAGAATCTGCAGCCCGGTGCTGGCTATGAACTCAAGGTGTTTGCAGTTAGCCACGACTTGCGCAGCGAACCACATGCCTATTTCCAAGCAGTTT ATCCCAATCCGCCACGCAACATGACCATCGAGACGGTGAGGAGCAACTCGGTGCTGGTCCACTGGTCTCCGCCGGAGAGCGGTGAATTCACAGAGTACTCCATACGCTATCGCACGGACAGCGAACAGCAGTGGGTGCGCCTGCCCAGCGTTCGGTCCACGGAGGCGGACATCACCGACATGACCAAGGGCGAAAAGTACACCATTCAGGTGAACACGGTCAGCTTTGGCGTGGAGAGTCCCGTGCCCCAGGAGGTGAACACCACAGTGCCGCCGAATCCGGTGTCCAATATCATCCAACTGGTGGACTCACGGAACATCACCTTGGAGTGGCCCAAGCCAGAGGGTCGCGTGGAATCCTACATCCTCAAGTGGTGGCCCAGCGACAATCCCGGTCGTGTCCAGACCAAGAACGTCTCCGAGAACAAGTCGG CCGACGATTTGTCGACGGTGCGTGTGCTGATCGGCGAACTGATGCCCGGCGTGCAGTACAAGTTTGATATCCAGACCACGTCGTATGGAATACTGTCGGGCATCACCAGTCTCTATCCGCGCACCATGCCGCTCATCCAGTCGGACGTGGTGGTGGCCAATGGCGAGAAGGAGGACGAGAGGGACACCATCACCCTGAGCTACACACCCACGCCGCAGTCGTCGTCCAAGTTCGATATCTATCGGTTCTCGCTCGGCGATGCCGAGATCCGGGACAAAGAGAAGCTGGCCAACGATACGGATCGCAAGGTGACGTTCACGGGTCTGGTGCCTGGTCGATTGTACAACATCACAGTGTGGACTGTCAGCGGTGGTGTGGCCAGTTTGCCCATACAACGACAGGATCGCCTGTATCCGGAACCCATCACCCAGCTGCATGCCACCAACATCACGGATACGGAGATCTCGCTGCGCTGGGACCTGCCCAAGGGCGAGTACAATGACTTCGACATCGCCTACCTCACGGCGGACAATCTGTTGGCCCAGAACATGACCACCAGGAACGAGATCACCATCAGTGACCTGCGACCCCATAGAAACTACACCTTCACCGTGGTGGTCCGCTCTGGCACTGAATCCTCGGTTCTCAGGAGCAGTTCACCACTGTCCGCCAGCTTTACGACCAACGAAGCGGTACCGGGGCGAGTGGAACGCTTCCATCCCACGGATGTCCAGCCCAGCGAGATCAATTTCGAGTGGTCGCTGCCCTCCAGTGAGGCAAATGGCGTCATTCGCCAATTCTCGATAGCCTATACGAATATCAATAATCTCACGGATGCGGGCATGCAGGACTTTGAATCGGAGGAGGCATTCGGTGTGATCAAGAATCTAAAGCCCGGCGAGACCTATGTGTTCAAGATTCAGGCCAAGACTGCCATCGGTTTCGGACCGGAGCGGGAGTACCGGCAAACGATGCCGATACTGGCGCCACCACGTCCTGCCACGCAGGTGGTGCCCACCGAGGTCTATCGCAGCTCATCGACGATTCAGATCCGCTTCAGGAAGAACTACTTCTCGGATCAAAACGGCCAGGTGCGCATGTACACGATCATCGTGGCCGAGGACGATGCCAAGAATGCCTCCGGCCTGGAGATGCCCAGCTGGCTGGATGTGCAGTCGTACAGCGTTTGGCTGCCCTATCAGGCCATAGATCCCTACTATCCATTCGAGAACCGATCCGTGGAGGACTTCACCATCGGCACGGAGAACTGTGACAACCACAAGATCGGCTACTGCAACGGCCCACTGAAATCGGGAACCACCTACCGCGTGAAGGTGCGGGCGTTCACCGGAGCGGACAAGTTCACGGACACGGCCTACAGTTTTCCCATTCAGACAG ATCAAGACAACACCTCGCTGATTGTGGCCATTACGGTGCCTCTGACCATCATCTTGGTGCTCCTGGTGACCCTTTTGTTCTACAAACGGCGGCGCAACAATTGCCGCAAGACGACCAAGGATTCGCGGGCCAATGACAATATGTCCCTGCCGGATAGCGTGATCGAGCAGAATCGCCCCATTCTGATCAAGAACTTTGCGGAGCACTATCGCTTGATGTCCGCCGATTCGGACTTTCGTTTCAGCGAGGAATTCGAGGAACTGAAGCACGTGGGCCGGGATCAGCCATGCACCTTTGCGGATCTGCCCTGCAATCGTCCAAAGAACAGGTTCACCAATATACTGCCCTACGATCACTCACGTTTCAAGCTGCAGCCGGTGGACGATGATGAGGGCAGTGATTACATCAATGCCAATTACGTGCCGGGTCACAATTCACCGCGGGAGTTCATCGTGACACAGGGACCACTGCATTCGACACGCGATGACTTCTGGCGGATGTGCTGGGAGAGCAACTCGCGGGCCATTGTCATGCTGACCAGGTGCTTTGAGAAGGGGCGCGAAAAGTGCGATCAGTACTGGCCAAACGATACTGTGCCCGTCTTCTACGGGGACATCAAGGTGCAGATACTCAACGACAGTCACTATGCCGACTGGGTGATGACCGAGTTTATGCTATGCAGG GGCAGCGAACAGCGCATCCTGCGGCACTTCCACTTCACCACCTGGCCGGACTTTGGCGTTCCCAATCCGCCACAGACACTGGTGCGCTTTGTGCGCGCCTTCCGCGATCGCATTGGGGCGGAACAGCGACCCATTGTGGTCCACTGTAGTGCCGGAGTGGGGAGGTCGGGCACCTTCATCACCCTGGATCGCATCCTGCAGCAGATCAACACGTCTGACTATGTGGACATATTCGGCATAGTGTATGCCATGCGCAAGG AGCGCGTTTGGATGGTGCAGACGGAGCAGCAGTACATCTGCATCCACCAGTGCCTGCTGGCGGTGCTCGAGGGCAAGGAGAACATCGTGGGTCCCGCTCGCGAGATGCACGACAACGAGGGCTATGAAG
- the LOC122625260 gene encoding tyrosine-protein phosphatase 10D isoform X2 has product MLYQLSKATTRIRLKRQKAVPQHRWLWSLAFLAAFTLKDVRCADLAISIPNNPGLDDGASYRLDYSPPFGYPEPNTTIASREIGDEIQFSRALPGTKYNFWLYYTNFTHHDWLTWTVTITTAPDPPSNLSVQVRSGKNAIILWSPPTQGSYTAFKIKVLGLSEASSSYNRTFQVNDNTFQHSVKELTPGATYQVQAYTIYDGKESVAYTSRNFTTKPNTPGKFIVWFRNETTLLVLWQPPYPAGIYTHYKVSIEPPDANDSVLYVEKEGEPPGPAQAAFKGLVPGRAYNISVQTMSEDEISLPTTAQYRTVPLRPLNVTFDRDFITSNSFRVLWEAPKGISEFDKYQVSVATTRRQSTVPRSNEPVAFFDFRDIAEPGKTFNVIVKTVSGKVTSWPATGDVTLRPLPVRNLRSINDDKTNTMIITWEADPASTQDEYRIVYHELETFNGDTSTLTTDRTRFTLESLLPGRNYSLSVHAVSKKMESNETSIFVVTRPSSPIIEDLKSIRMGLNISWKSDVNSKQEQYEVLYSRNGTSDLRTQKTKESRLVIKNLQPGAGYELKVFAVSHDLRSEPHAYFQAVYPNPPRNMTIETVRSNSVLVHWSPPESGEFTEYSIRYRTDSEQQWVRLPSVRSTEADITDMTKGEKYTIQVNTVSFGVESPVPQEVNTTVPPNPVSNIIQLVDSRNITLEWPKPEGRVESYILKWWPSDNPGRVQTKNVSENKSADDLSTVRVLIGELMPGVQYKFDIQTTSYGILSGITSLYPRTMPLIQSDVVVANGEKEDERDTITLSYTPTPQSSSKFDIYRFSLGDAEIRDKEKLANDTDRKVTFTGLVPGRLYNITVWTVSGGVASLPIQRQDRLYPEPITQLHATNITDTEISLRWDLPKGEYNDFDIAYLTADNLLAQNMTTRNEITISDLRPHRNYTFTVVVRSGTESSVLRSSSPLSASFTTNEAVPGRVERFHPTDVQPSEINFEWSLPSSEANGVIRQFSIAYTNINNLTDAGMQDFESEEAFGVIKNLKPGETYVFKIQAKTAIGFGPEREYRQTMPILAPPRPATQVVPTEVYRSSSTIQIRFRKNYFSDQNGQVRMYTIIVAEDDAKNASGLEMPSWLDVQSYSVWLPYQAIDPYYPFENRSVEDFTIGTENCDNHKIGYCNGPLKSGTTYRVKVRAFTGADKFTDTAYSFPIQTDQDNTSLIVAITVPLTIILVLLVTLLFYKRRRNNCRKTTKDSRANDNMSLPDSVIEQNRPILIKNFAEHYRLMSADSDFRFSEEFEELKHVGRDQPCTFADLPCNRPKNRFTNILPYDHSRFKLQPVDDDEGSDYINANYVPGHNSPREFIVTQGPLHSTRDDFWRMCWESNSRAIVMLTRCFEKGREKCDQYWPNDTVPVFYGDIKVQILNDSHYADWVMTEFMLCRGSEQRILRHFHFTTWPDFGVPNPPQTLVRFVRAFRDRIGAEQRPIVVHCSAGVGRSGTFITLDRILQQINTSDYVDIFGIVYAMRKERVWMVQTEQQYICIHQCLLAVLEGKENIVGPAREMHDNEGYEGQQVQLDENGDVVATIEGHLSHHDLQQAEAEAIDDENAAILHDDQQPLTSSFTGHHSHMPPTTSMSSFGGGGGGGGHTNVDAPDR; this is encoded by the exons GACGTTCGATGTGCAGATCTAGCCATAAGTATACCCAATAATCCCGGCCTGGACGATGGGGCCTCCTATCGCTTGGACTACAGTCCGCCCTTCGGTTATCCGGAGCCCAACACGACGATTGCCTCCCGGGAAATCGGCGATGAGATACAATTCTCACGCGCCCTTCCGGGCACCAAATACAACTTTTGGCTGTACTACACGAACTTCACGCACCACGATTGGCTCACCTGGACGGTGACGATAACAACAG CTCCCGATCCGCCATCGAATCTGTCCGTTCAGGTGAGGAGCGGCAAGAACGCCATCATCCTGTGGTCACCGCCCACCCAGGGCAGCTACACGGCGTTCAAGATCAAGGTGCTCGGCCTGTCGGAGGCGTCGAGCAGCTACAACCGCACCTTCCAAGTGAACGACAACACATTCCAGCACAGCGTCAAGGAGCTGACCCCCGGAGCCACCTACCAGGTGCAGGCCTACACCATCTACGATGGCAAGGAGTCGGTGGCCTACACCAGTCGCAACTTCACCACAA AGCCCAACACTCCGGGGAAATTCATCGTCTGGTTCCGTAATGAGACGACACTGCTGGTCCTGTGGCAGCCGCCGTATCCGGCGGGCATCTACACGCACTACAAGGTGTCCATCGAGCCGCCGGATGCCAACGATAGTGTGCTCTACGTGGAGAAGGAGGGCGAACCGCCCGGACCGGCGCAGGCCGCCTTCAAGGGTCTGGTGCCCGGAAGGGCGTACAACATATCCGTGCAGACGATGTCCGAGGATGAGATCTCATTGCCGACGACGGCGCAATATCGCACAGTACCACTGCGTCCGCTGAACGTGACCTTCGACCGCGACTTCATTACCTCCAACTCGTTCCGGGTGCTGTGGGAGGCGCCCAAGGGCATCTCCGAATTCGACAAGTACCAGGTCTCGGTGGCCACCACCCGGCGCCAGTCCACAGTGCCGCGCAGCAACGAACCAGTGGCCTTCTTCGACTTTCGCGACATCGCCGAGCCGGGCAAGACGTTCAATGTGATCGTGAAGACCGTATCCGGCAAGGTCACCTCGTGGCCAGCCACCGGGGATGTCACCCTGCGTCCACTGCCCGTTCGCAATCTGCGAAGCATCAACGATGACAAGACCAACACCATGATCATCACGTGGGAGGCGGATCCGGCCAGCACGCAGGATGAGTACCGCATTGT ATACCACGAACTGGAGACCTTTAATGGTGACACCAGTACTCTGACCACGGACCGAACTCGCTTCACCCTGGAGAGCCTGCTACCCGGCCGCAACTACTCACTGTCCGTCCATGCTGTATCCAAAAAGATGGAATCGAACGAGACCAGCATCTTCGTGGTCACCCGACCCTCGTCGCCCATCATCGAGGACTTGAAGAGCATCCGGATGGGATTGAACATCAGTTGGAAGAGCGACGTCAACTCGAAGCAGGAGCAATACGAGGTGCTCTACTCCCGGAACGGAACCAGCGACTTGCGCACCCAGAAGACCAAGGAGTCGCGTCTTGTGATCAAGAATCTGCAGCCCGGTGCTGGCTATGAACTCAAGGTGTTTGCAGTTAGCCACGACTTGCGCAGCGAACCACATGCCTATTTCCAAGCAGTTT ATCCCAATCCGCCACGCAACATGACCATCGAGACGGTGAGGAGCAACTCGGTGCTGGTCCACTGGTCTCCGCCGGAGAGCGGTGAATTCACAGAGTACTCCATACGCTATCGCACGGACAGCGAACAGCAGTGGGTGCGCCTGCCCAGCGTTCGGTCCACGGAGGCGGACATCACCGACATGACCAAGGGCGAAAAGTACACCATTCAGGTGAACACGGTCAGCTTTGGCGTGGAGAGTCCCGTGCCCCAGGAGGTGAACACCACAGTGCCGCCGAATCCGGTGTCCAATATCATCCAACTGGTGGACTCACGGAACATCACCTTGGAGTGGCCCAAGCCAGAGGGTCGCGTGGAATCCTACATCCTCAAGTGGTGGCCCAGCGACAATCCCGGTCGTGTCCAGACCAAGAACGTCTCCGAGAACAAGTCGG CCGACGATTTGTCGACGGTGCGTGTGCTGATCGGCGAACTGATGCCCGGCGTGCAGTACAAGTTTGATATCCAGACCACGTCGTATGGAATACTGTCGGGCATCACCAGTCTCTATCCGCGCACCATGCCGCTCATCCAGTCGGACGTGGTGGTGGCCAATGGCGAGAAGGAGGACGAGAGGGACACCATCACCCTGAGCTACACACCCACGCCGCAGTCGTCGTCCAAGTTCGATATCTATCGGTTCTCGCTCGGCGATGCCGAGATCCGGGACAAAGAGAAGCTGGCCAACGATACGGATCGCAAGGTGACGTTCACGGGTCTGGTGCCTGGTCGATTGTACAACATCACAGTGTGGACTGTCAGCGGTGGTGTGGCCAGTTTGCCCATACAACGACAGGATCGCCTGTATCCGGAACCCATCACCCAGCTGCATGCCACCAACATCACGGATACGGAGATCTCGCTGCGCTGGGACCTGCCCAAGGGCGAGTACAATGACTTCGACATCGCCTACCTCACGGCGGACAATCTGTTGGCCCAGAACATGACCACCAGGAACGAGATCACCATCAGTGACCTGCGACCCCATAGAAACTACACCTTCACCGTGGTGGTCCGCTCTGGCACTGAATCCTCGGTTCTCAGGAGCAGTTCACCACTGTCCGCCAGCTTTACGACCAACGAAGCGGTACCGGGGCGAGTGGAACGCTTCCATCCCACGGATGTCCAGCCCAGCGAGATCAATTTCGAGTGGTCGCTGCCCTCCAGTGAGGCAAATGGCGTCATTCGCCAATTCTCGATAGCCTATACGAATATCAATAATCTCACGGATGCGGGCATGCAGGACTTTGAATCGGAGGAGGCATTCGGTGTGATCAAGAATCTAAAGCCCGGCGAGACCTATGTGTTCAAGATTCAGGCCAAGACTGCCATCGGTTTCGGACCGGAGCGGGAGTACCGGCAAACGATGCCGATACTGGCGCCACCACGTCCTGCCACGCAGGTGGTGCCCACCGAGGTCTATCGCAGCTCATCGACGATTCAGATCCGCTTCAGGAAGAACTACTTCTCGGATCAAAACGGCCAGGTGCGCATGTACACGATCATCGTGGCCGAGGACGATGCCAAGAATGCCTCCGGCCTGGAGATGCCCAGCTGGCTGGATGTGCAGTCGTACAGCGTTTGGCTGCCCTATCAGGCCATAGATCCCTACTATCCATTCGAGAACCGATCCGTGGAGGACTTCACCATCGGCACGGAGAACTGTGACAACCACAAGATCGGCTACTGCAACGGCCCACTGAAATCGGGAACCACCTACCGCGTGAAGGTGCGGGCGTTCACCGGAGCGGACAAGTTCACGGACACGGCCTACAGTTTTCCCATTCAGACAG ATCAAGACAACACCTCGCTGATTGTGGCCATTACGGTGCCTCTGACCATCATCTTGGTGCTCCTGGTGACCCTTTTGTTCTACAAACGGCGGCGCAACAATTGCCGCAAGACGACCAAGGATTCGCGGGCCAATGACAATATGTCCCTGCCGGATAGCGTGATCGAGCAGAATCGCCCCATTCTGATCAAGAACTTTGCGGAGCACTATCGCTTGATGTCCGCCGATTCGGACTTTCGTTTCAGCGAGGAATTCGAGGAACTGAAGCACGTGGGCCGGGATCAGCCATGCACCTTTGCGGATCTGCCCTGCAATCGTCCAAAGAACAGGTTCACCAATATACTGCCCTACGATCACTCACGTTTCAAGCTGCAGCCGGTGGACGATGATGAGGGCAGTGATTACATCAATGCCAATTACGTGCCGGGTCACAATTCACCGCGGGAGTTCATCGTGACACAGGGACCACTGCATTCGACACGCGATGACTTCTGGCGGATGTGCTGGGAGAGCAACTCGCGGGCCATTGTCATGCTGACCAGGTGCTTTGAGAAGGGGCGCGAAAAGTGCGATCAGTACTGGCCAAACGATACTGTGCCCGTCTTCTACGGGGACATCAAGGTGCAGATACTCAACGACAGTCACTATGCCGACTGGGTGATGACCGAGTTTATGCTATGCAGG GGCAGCGAACAGCGCATCCTGCGGCACTTCCACTTCACCACCTGGCCGGACTTTGGCGTTCCCAATCCGCCACAGACACTGGTGCGCTTTGTGCGCGCCTTCCGCGATCGCATTGGGGCGGAACAGCGACCCATTGTGGTCCACTGTAGTGCCGGAGTGGGGAGGTCGGGCACCTTCATCACCCTGGATCGCATCCTGCAGCAGATCAACACGTCTGACTATGTGGACATATTCGGCATAGTGTATGCCATGCGCAAGG AGCGCGTTTGGATGGTGCAGACGGAGCAGCAGTACATCTGCATCCACCAGTGCCTGCTGGCGGTGCTCGAGGGCAAGGAGAACATCGTGGGTCCCGCTCGCGAGATGCACGACAACGAGGGCTATGAAG GCCAACAAGTGCAGCTGGACGAGAACGGCGATGTGGTGGCCACCATTGAGGGTCACCTGTCGCATCATGACCTACAGCAGGCCGAGGCGGAGGCCATTGACGATGAGAATGCGGCGATACTCCATGATGACCAGCAGCCGCTGACCAGTAGCTTCACTGGACACCACAGTCACATGCCGCCCACCACATCGATGAGCTCCTTTggcggcggaggtggcggtggaggcCATACAAATGTGGATGCACCGGATAGATGA